One Danio aesculapii chromosome 22, fDanAes4.1, whole genome shotgun sequence genomic window carries:
- the crlf1b gene encoding cytokine receptor-like factor 1b isoform X2, with amino-acid sequence MDCARARSHQHDKNRVESARDGQMTISVIMLFFVAFLPYALTAHLAVISPQDPVLPIGSSLTAVCTVSAELEITARSLYWTLNGRRLARNTYRVLSQTESSVTLHQLNGSLQQSGDNLVCHRSNGEVLAGSCLYVGSSPEKPINLTCWSRNTKDLSCRWSPGSQGETFINTKYVLKYKLKWYGKEKDCEDYTGQPYTCYVPRDLAIFTPYEAWVEATNQLGSATSDVITLDILDVVTTDPPPDVLVSRVGDLEDQLSVRWGSPPALKDYLFQAKYQIRYRVEESDEWKVIDDAGNQTSCRLAGLRAGTVYFVQVRCNPVGIYGSKKAGIWSDWSHSTAASTPGIAERSQSGSCDSKPSENNSTLRKELKQFFGWMRKHSYGCTDVSIKLYDQWRVWLQKAQKTHDQVLQSGKS; translated from the exons ATGGATTGTGCGCGCGCGCGCTCGCACCAGCATGACAAGAATCGAGTTGAGAGCGCGCGCGACGGACAAATGACAATTTCAGTCATTATGTTGTTTTTTGTCGCGTTTCTTCCATATGCGCTCACAGCAC ATTTGGCCGTCATATCCCCCCAGGATCCAGTGCTTCCCATTGGCTCGAGCTTGACTGCGGTGTGCACTGTGAGTGCCGAGCTGGAAATAACAGCTAGGTCCTTGTACTGGACGCTGAATGGGAGACGCTTGGCTAGAAACACTTACAGAGTCCTGAGCCAGACCGAATCGAGTGTCACACTTCATCAACTCAATGGCTCCTTGCAGCAGTCAGGAGATAATCTGGTTTGCCATCGAAGTAATGGAGAAGTTTTGGCCGGGTCCTGTCTTTATGTCGGCT CATCCCCTGAGAAACCCATCAACCTGACATGCTGGTCACGCAACACCAAAGATCTGAGCTGCAGATGGAGTCCGGGAAGTCAAGGAGAGACGTTCATCAATACCAAATACGTCCTCAAGTACAAGCTAAA ATGGTATGGTAAGGAAAAAGACTGTGAGGACTACACGGGACAGCCATATACATGTTATGTTCCACGTGACCTTGCCATTTTTACACCATATGAGGCCTGGGTTGAGGCGACCAATCAGCTTGGCTCGGCCACTTCAGATGTCATCACCTTAGACATTTTAGATGTAG TAACTACAGACCCCCCTCCTGATGTCCTTGTAAGCCGTGTTGGAGATCTGGAAGATCAGTTAAGTGTACGTTGGGGCAGTCCTCCTGCCCTGAAAGACTACCTGTTTCAGGCCAAATATCAGATCCGATACCGTGTGGAAGAGAGTGACGAATGGAAG GTAATAGATGATGCTGGGAACCAAACGTCATGTCGTTTGGCTGGTCTCAGAGCCGGTACGGTATATTTCGTCCAGGTACGATGCAACCCAGTGGGCATCTACGGTTCGAAGAAGGCAGGTATATGGAGCGACTGGAGCCACTCGACCGCCGCATCAACTCCTGGCATTG CAGAAAGGTCCCAAAGTGGCTCGTGCGACTCAAAGCCCAGCGAGAACAACTCAACGCTACGCAAGGAGCTCAAGCAGTTTTTCGGCTGGATGCGCAAGCACTCTTACGGCTGCACAGACGTTAGCATAAAACTCTACGATCAGTGGCGCGTCTGGCTGCAGAAAGCCCAGAAAACACACGACCAG
- the crlf1b gene encoding cytokine receptor-like factor 1b isoform X1, whose protein sequence is MDCARARSHQHDKNRVESARDGQMTISVIMLFFVAFLPYALTAHLAVISPQDPVLPIGSSLTAVCTVSAELEITARSLYWTLNGRRLARNTYRVLSQTESSVTLHQLNGSLQQSGDNLVCHRSNGEVLAGSCLYVGSSPEKPINLTCWSRNTKDLSCRWSPGSQGETFINTKYVLKYKLKWYGKEKDCEDYTGQPYTCYVPRDLAIFTPYEAWVEATNQLGSATSDVITLDILDVVTTDPPPDVLVSRVGDLEDQLSVRWGSPPALKDYLFQAKYQIRYRVEESDEWKVIDDAGNQTSCRLAGLRAGTVYFVQVRCNPVGIYGSKKAGIWSDWSHSTAASTPGIERSQSGSCDSKPSENNSTLRKELKQFFGWMRKHSYGCTDVSIKLYDQWRVWLQKAQKTHDQVSKNRHTSRLHTINVCTHDTHTHTHTQPPFVVLCATHKKESPNIWLFF, encoded by the exons ATGGATTGTGCGCGCGCGCGCTCGCACCAGCATGACAAGAATCGAGTTGAGAGCGCGCGCGACGGACAAATGACAATTTCAGTCATTATGTTGTTTTTTGTCGCGTTTCTTCCATATGCGCTCACAGCAC ATTTGGCCGTCATATCCCCCCAGGATCCAGTGCTTCCCATTGGCTCGAGCTTGACTGCGGTGTGCACTGTGAGTGCCGAGCTGGAAATAACAGCTAGGTCCTTGTACTGGACGCTGAATGGGAGACGCTTGGCTAGAAACACTTACAGAGTCCTGAGCCAGACCGAATCGAGTGTCACACTTCATCAACTCAATGGCTCCTTGCAGCAGTCAGGAGATAATCTGGTTTGCCATCGAAGTAATGGAGAAGTTTTGGCCGGGTCCTGTCTTTATGTCGGCT CATCCCCTGAGAAACCCATCAACCTGACATGCTGGTCACGCAACACCAAAGATCTGAGCTGCAGATGGAGTCCGGGAAGTCAAGGAGAGACGTTCATCAATACCAAATACGTCCTCAAGTACAAGCTAAA ATGGTATGGTAAGGAAAAAGACTGTGAGGACTACACGGGACAGCCATATACATGTTATGTTCCACGTGACCTTGCCATTTTTACACCATATGAGGCCTGGGTTGAGGCGACCAATCAGCTTGGCTCGGCCACTTCAGATGTCATCACCTTAGACATTTTAGATGTAG TAACTACAGACCCCCCTCCTGATGTCCTTGTAAGCCGTGTTGGAGATCTGGAAGATCAGTTAAGTGTACGTTGGGGCAGTCCTCCTGCCCTGAAAGACTACCTGTTTCAGGCCAAATATCAGATCCGATACCGTGTGGAAGAGAGTGACGAATGGAAG GTAATAGATGATGCTGGGAACCAAACGTCATGTCGTTTGGCTGGTCTCAGAGCCGGTACGGTATATTTCGTCCAGGTACGATGCAACCCAGTGGGCATCTACGGTTCGAAGAAGGCAGGTATATGGAGCGACTGGAGCCACTCGACCGCCGCATCAACTCCTGGCATTG AAAGGTCCCAAAGTGGCTCGTGCGACTCAAAGCCCAGCGAGAACAACTCAACGCTACGCAAGGAGCTCAAGCAGTTTTTCGGCTGGATGCGCAAGCACTCTTACGGCTGCACAGACGTTAGCATAAAACTCTACGATCAGTGGCGCGTCTGGCTGCAGAAAGCCCAGAAAACACACGACCAGGTCAGTAAAAACAGACACACATCAAGACTCCACACAATCAATGTTtgcacacacgacacacacacacacacacacacacagcctcccTTTGTGGTTTTGTGCGCAACCCACAAAAAAGAGAGCCCAAATATCTGGCTATTCTTTTGA